The following are from one region of the Arcobacter defluvii genome:
- a CDS encoding competence/damage-inducible protein A — MSTQKINFYSVIIGTELLNGRRKDAHFSFLNEQLLKRGWEQKGSFVIEDDQKLMFDIFNLIKSDPNSVMFCFGGIGATPDDYTRVVAAKAFTNGKMEFHEEAKNRIINQFKEEAYPHRINMAYLPINAKLLTNVVNDVAGFYLEDRFFFTPGFPSMSQAMVMEALDKLYPKSNIEKYRNTMTIETSENDLIDTMKKIPSHLDFSSLPKIIADKRKVVISLAGYDKDEVDKYFQYFIEFCEKNEKEFILEDISL; from the coding sequence ATGAGTACTCAAAAAATCAATTTTTATTCAGTGATTATTGGTACTGAATTACTAAATGGACGTCGTAAAGATGCCCATTTTTCTTTCTTAAACGAACAACTTTTAAAAAGAGGTTGGGAACAAAAAGGCTCTTTTGTAATAGAAGATGACCAAAAACTTATGTTTGATATTTTTAATCTTATAAAATCTGATCCAAATTCTGTTATGTTTTGTTTTGGTGGGATTGGAGCTACACCTGACGATTATACTAGAGTTGTAGCTGCAAAGGCATTTACAAATGGAAAAATGGAATTTCATGAAGAGGCAAAAAATAGAATTATAAATCAATTTAAAGAAGAAGCTTATCCTCACAGAATAAATATGGCATATCTGCCAATAAATGCAAAACTTCTTACAAATGTAGTAAATGATGTAGCTGGATTTTATCTTGAAGATAGATTTTTTTTCACTCCAGGTTTTCCATCTATGAGTCAAGCTATGGTAATGGAAGCATTAGATAAATTATATCCAAAATCAAATATTGAAAAATATAGAAATACAATGACTATAGAAACAAGTGAAAATGATTTGATTGATACTATGAAAAAAATTCCTTCACATCTTGATTTTTCATCATTACCTAAAATAATAGCAGATAAAAGAAAAGTTGTGATTAGTCTTGCTGGATATGATAAAGATGAAGTTGATAAATATTTTCAATATTTTATAGAATTTTGTGAAAAAAATGAAAAAGAGTTTATCTTAGAAGATATAAGTTTATAG
- a CDS encoding tetratricopeptide repeat protein: MKKFVLSLFVLVTLSNAMTFEEVYTIHKVQGTMKALGYYKELEKDNNPKAIHELGIIYLTGDGIAKNVNKAYEYFTKASNLGFLESTYVLGKIHLSKSTQYYNLVKAYNFFVDAANKGHAKSQMMIGRFLLMGEIVDKDYEKALHYFKLASKQKEYEANCYIAYMYAAGMGVFPNFGRAHVFANDEYQKGNKLCVKVWNDYNLGKYPKDDGWKIGDYNEPVK, translated from the coding sequence ATGAAAAAATTTGTTCTTTCACTTTTTGTTTTAGTAACTCTTTCAAATGCAATGACATTTGAAGAAGTTTATACTATTCATAAAGTGCAAGGAACAATGAAAGCATTGGGTTATTATAAAGAGTTAGAGAAAGATAATAATCCAAAAGCTATCCATGAGTTAGGTATTATTTATCTAACTGGTGATGGAATAGCTAAAAATGTAAATAAAGCATATGAATATTTCACAAAAGCTTCAAATTTAGGATTTTTAGAATCGACTTATGTTCTTGGAAAAATTCATCTATCAAAATCAACTCAATATTATAATTTAGTAAAAGCCTATAATTTTTTTGTTGATGCAGCAAATAAAGGTCATGCAAAATCTCAAATGATGATAGGAAGATTTCTTTTGATGGGAGAAATAGTAGATAAAGATTATGAAAAAGCTTTACACTACTTCAAACTAGCTTCAAAACAAAAAGAGTACGAAGCAAACTGCTATATTGCATATATGTATGCAGCAGGAATGGGAGTTTTTCCAAATTTTGGAAGAGCTCATGTTTTTGCAAATGATGAGTACCAAAAAGGGAACAAACTTTGTGTAAAAGTTTGGAATGACTATAATCTAGGAAAATATCCAAAAGATGATGGTTGGAAAATTGGTGATTATAATGAGCCTGTTAAATAA
- a CDS encoding adenylate kinase produces the protein MKKLFLIIGAPGSGKTTDAELIAVNHNNITHYSTGDMFRTEVSSGSQRGQIIEKYISAGNIVPIDIAIETIIGAIKKASTDIVIIDGYPRSIEQMVELDKYLANEDEVELVNCIEVEVSEQVARDRVLGRARGTDDNVEVFNNRMKVFAEPLEEIRAFYSKKDLLKVINGEGTIKEIVDEMEKFIQSRI, from the coding sequence ATGAAAAAATTATTTTTAATTATTGGGGCACCTGGCAGTGGCAAAACTACTGATGCAGAATTAATTGCAGTAAATCACAATAATATAACTCATTATTCAACTGGTGATATGTTTAGGACAGAAGTATCAAGTGGATCTCAAAGAGGTCAAATAATTGAAAAATATATAAGTGCAGGAAATATTGTACCAATTGATATAGCTATTGAAACAATTATTGGAGCTATAAAAAAAGCATCAACAGATATTGTGATTATCGATGGATATCCAAGAAGTATAGAACAAATGGTTGAATTAGATAAATATTTAGCAAATGAAGATGAAGTAGAGTTAGTAAACTGTATAGAAGTTGAAGTTAGTGAACAAGTTGCAAGAGATAGAGTTTTAGGACGTGCAAGGGGAACTGATGACAATGTTGAAGTATTTAACAATAGAATGAAAGTTTTTGCTGAACCATTAGAAGAAATTAGAGCATTTTATTCAAAAAAAGATTTATTAAAAGTAATAAATGGGGAAGGAACTATTAAAGAAATTGTAGATGAAATGGAAAAATTTATCCAATCGAGAATTTAA